One genomic window of Comamonas serinivorans includes the following:
- a CDS encoding bifunctional riboflavin kinase/FAD synthetase produces the protein MKIFHGLPPAGLNPQGCALTIGNFDGVHRGHQAMLALLKNEAAHRGVPSCVMTFEPHPRDFFAARLNKPELAPARIATLRDKLSELRRCGVDQVLVLPFNDQLASQPPQDFIANILMRGLGVRYVLVGDDFRFGAKRAGDYAMLDAAGRNHGFDVARMMSYEVHGARVSSSAVREALAAGDMALTASLLGRPYAISGHVVHGRKLGRHLSESQSGQADGFRTLNLRFSHWKPAASGIFVVQVHGLTDTPLPGVANLGVRPSLDPNDVNGGRVLLETHCLQWPAALGAEGAYGRVVRVDLLHKLHDELRYESLDALTAGIAQDCADARAWLDDGRI, from the coding sequence ATGAAGATCTTTCACGGCCTGCCGCCCGCAGGCCTCAACCCCCAGGGCTGCGCCCTCACCATCGGCAATTTCGACGGCGTCCACCGCGGCCACCAGGCCATGCTGGCGCTGCTGAAGAACGAAGCCGCGCACCGTGGCGTGCCCAGCTGCGTCATGACCTTCGAGCCCCACCCGCGCGACTTCTTTGCCGCCCGGCTGAACAAGCCCGAGCTGGCACCGGCGCGCATCGCCACCCTGCGCGACAAACTGAGCGAGCTGCGCCGCTGCGGCGTCGACCAGGTGCTGGTGCTGCCCTTCAACGATCAGCTGGCGAGCCAGCCGCCGCAGGACTTCATCGCCAACATCCTCATGCGCGGCCTGGGCGTGCGCTACGTGCTGGTCGGCGACGATTTCCGCTTCGGCGCCAAGCGCGCGGGCGACTACGCCATGCTCGACGCCGCGGGCCGCAACCACGGCTTCGACGTTGCGCGCATGATGAGCTACGAGGTCCACGGCGCCCGCGTGTCCAGCTCCGCCGTGCGCGAGGCGCTGGCGGCCGGCGACATGGCGCTCACGGCCTCGCTGCTGGGCCGGCCCTACGCCATCTCGGGCCACGTGGTGCACGGGCGCAAGCTGGGCCGCCACCTGTCCGAGAGCCAATCCGGCCAGGCCGATGGCTTTCGCACCCTGAACCTGCGCTTTTCGCACTGGAAACCGGCGGCCAGCGGCATCTTCGTCGTGCAGGTGCATGGGCTGACCGACACGCCGCTGCCCGGCGTGGCCAACCTGGGCGTGCGGCCCTCGCTCGATCCGAACGACGTCAACGGCGGCCGCGTGCTGCTCGAAACGCATTGCCTGCAGTGGCCGGCTGCGCTCGGCGCCGAAGGCGCCTACGGCCGGGTCGTTCGCGTGGACCTGCTGCACAAGCTGCACGACGAGCTGCGTTACGAGAGCCTGGATGCCCTGACGGCCGGCATCGCCCAGGACTGCGCCGACGCGCGCGCCTGGCTGGATGACGGCCGGATCTGA
- a CDS encoding HNH endonuclease, with product MKVLKLSAQGLPQSWISLEEAVLHYAADEVRWELGAEVAVFHGGHNAVTGIQSRVAINSIIGTKGMPRINPFALRPALTNAKLFARDRGVCAYCGTHGHEHELTREHIRPLAQQGQDVWMNVVTACRGCNSRKGNRTPEQARMPLLYAPYVPNLWEDFILRNRRILADQMAFLTAHLPEHSRLHG from the coding sequence GTGAAGGTGCTCAAGCTCTCGGCACAGGGGTTGCCGCAATCCTGGATCTCGCTCGAGGAGGCGGTGTTGCATTACGCCGCCGACGAGGTGCGCTGGGAGCTGGGCGCCGAGGTCGCGGTGTTTCACGGCGGGCACAACGCCGTCACGGGCATCCAGTCGCGCGTGGCCATCAACAGCATCATCGGCACCAAGGGCATGCCGCGCATCAACCCGTTTGCGCTGCGCCCCGCCTTGACCAATGCCAAGCTGTTTGCCCGCGACCGCGGGGTGTGCGCCTACTGCGGCACGCATGGCCACGAGCACGAGCTCACGCGCGAGCACATCCGCCCGCTGGCGCAGCAGGGGCAGGACGTCTGGATGAACGTGGTCACCGCCTGCCGGGGTTGCAACAGCCGCAAGGGCAACCGCACGCCCGAGCAGGCGCGCATGCCGCTGCTGTACGCGCCTTACGTGCCCAACCTGTGGGAAGACTTCATCCTGCGCAACCGCCGCATCCTGGCGGATCAGATGGCGTTTTTGACCGCGCACCTGCCCGAGCACTCGCGCCTGCATGGCTGA